A region of Catharus ustulatus isolate bCatUst1 chromosome 9, bCatUst1.pri.v2, whole genome shotgun sequence DNA encodes the following proteins:
- the PDZK1IP1 gene encoding PDZK1-interacting protein 1, with amino-acid sequence MPGRCLLLLALLLQLQPALCQQARGNLQPWAQGVIAVVVFLVLVAIAFVVNRFWCKDKVESAENVVSVEDKPDAVISNGHEVRHVSAAADFRSKENQHAYENTVDPEEKVITTAM; translated from the exons ATGCCCGGCCgctgcctgctcctcctggcgctgctgctgcagctgcagcctgccctgtgccagcaag CCCGGGGCAACCTCCAGCCGTGGGCACAAGGTGTCATTGCAGTGGTTGTGTTCCTAGTCCTGGTGGCCATCGCTTTTGTGGTCAACAGGTTCTGGTGCAAAGATAAAGT GGAAAGTGCTGAGAACGTGGTGAGTGTGGAGGACAAGCCAGATGCTGTCATATCCAATGGCCATGAAGTGAGACACGTATCAGCTGCAGCTGACTTCAG GTCCAAAGAGAACCAGCATGCCTATGAGAACACTGTGGATCCTGAGGAGAAGGTGATCACCACGGCCATGTAG